The Synchiropus splendidus isolate RoL2022-P1 chromosome 1, RoL_Sspl_1.0, whole genome shotgun sequence genome includes a window with the following:
- the chadlb gene encoding chondroadherin-like b yields MDRKMLLLLSLVLVRSPAAEAAKCPQQCVCGQIQLTVACVNKNLTQVPPTVDEITVKLDLRGNDIQELPTGAFRHTPYLTHLSMQRCNIRRVKEGAFRGLGRLVFLNLANNNIEILYQESFDGLSSLKQLMIDRNRVEEIQPGAFSQLGFLNLLSITHNQLVYIPNMAFQGLQNIKWLRLSHNSLNYLDIEAFAGLFTLTRLSLDHNELQFFPSDTMTRLPEVTRLDLSYNPMTYLGEDAVSMAKLTHLFLDHMSLQDLSNTALSKSQSLIHVDLSHNQLRVLQPFAEGLPNLARLQLTGNPIYCNCYLRPLREWAIRSKVKLIGACGGPAHLSGESLEAVYPSDLRCQSQEAMLKAEFEEATRMAPRPTEEPEKKVKCPANCACDADSHHSSCENRGHTKVPRGFAPDTRLLDLRGNNFHYIPSNSFPGVAQVVSLHLQRSKIVEVESGAFSGMKGLIYLYLSENDLTSLSPDAFKGLSQLTYLHLEKNRFTSFPSGAFKLLPGLLALHLENNSITKLESNILTGAEGLRALYLTGNVIGNVSPKALAQARDLDTLHLSGNKLKEVPTEALSMAGNLRDLRLSGNSIRWVGPNAFHSMASSLKELYLDNMGLEKMSPNSLVGLGPGLRSLFLEGNQLEEVPDFNSFASLEVINLADNPLMCDCPLLPLRIWIEKVNLKVRATCANPPELRGRRVKDVHVFKACPGGESLPVPASIMPKPPKANKPKPMHLNGHGHGKMAKAKAKPRQSSKTKPSQAASKTKRRSMT; encoded by the exons ATGGACAGAAAGATG CTTCTGCTCCTCAGCCTGGTCCTCGTCAGGTCACCTGCTGCAGAGGCGGCCAAGTGTCCCCAGCAGTGCGTGTGTGGCCAGATCCAGCTCACTGTGGCCTGTGTCAACAAAAACCTCACTCAAGTCCCCCCGACAGTCGACGAG ATCACAGTGAAGTTGGATCTCAGGGGAAATGACATCCAGGAACTCCCCACAGGGGCTTTCAGACACACTCCCTACCTTACTCATCTGTCGATGCAACGGTGTAACATTCGCAGGGTCAAAGAGGGCGCTTTTCGAGGTCTTGGCCGCCTGGTCTTCCTCAATCTGGCCAACAACAACATTGAGATCCTCTACCAG GAATCCTTTGACGGCCTTTCCTCGCTGAAGCAGCTTATGATTGACCGCAACCGTGTTGAGGAAATCCAGCCCGGGGCTTTCTCTCAGCTCGGCTTCCTCAACCTGCTTTCCATCACACACAACCAGCTAGTCTACATTCCAAACATGGCCTTCCAG GGCCTACAGAATATCAAATGGCTTCGTCTCAGTCACAACTCTCTGAACTACCTCGATATCGAGGCCTTTGCCGGACTGTTCACACTCACCCGACTCAGTCTGGACCACAATGAGCTTCAGTTTTTCCCCTCAGACACCATGACCAG GTTGCCTGAAGTGACCCGGTTGGATCTGAGCTACAACCCTATGACTTACTTGGGTGAGGATGCAGTGTCCATGGCCAAGCTTACCCATCTCTTCCTGGATCACATGTCGCTGCAAGACCTGTCCAACACAGCCCTTTCAAAGTCTCAAAGCCTGATCCACGTGGACCTGAGTCACAACCAGTTACGCGTCCTCCAGCCTTTTGCTGAGGGGCTCCCAAACCTTGCACGACTCCAACTCACAGGAAACCCCATCTACTGCAATTGCTACCTGCGCCCACTGAG GGAGTGGGCCATCAGGAGTAAGGTGAAGCTGATCGGTGCATGTGGAGGACCGGCACATCTTTCTGGAGAGAGCTTGGAAGCTGTCTACCCATCAGATTTACGTTGTCAGAGCCAGGAGGCCATGCTGAAGGCAGAGTTTGAAGAAGCCACAAGGATGGCACCTCGACCTACCGAGGAGCCTGAGAAGAAGGTCAAGTGTCCAGCCAACTGTGCATGTGAT GCAGACAGCCACCATTCTTCTTGTGAAAACCGGGGCCATACAAAAGTCCCTCGAGGCTTTGCTCCTGACACTCGCCTCCTCGACCTTCGTGGCAATAACTTCCACTACATCCCCAGCAACAGCTTCCCTGGTGTCGCTCAAGTGGTGTCCCTTCATCTGCAGCGTTCCAAGATTGTAGAGGTGGAGAGTGGTGCTTTCAGCGGCATGAAGGGACTGATCTACCTTTACCTGTCTGAGAACGATCTGACCTCCCTTAGTCCTGATGCATTTAAAG GGCTTTCTCAGCTGACTTATCTACATCTGGAGAAGAACCGCTTTACCAGCTTCCCCTCAGGAGCTTTCAAACTGCTCCCCGGTCTCCTTGCTCTTCATTTGGAAAACAACTCCATCACAAAGCTCGAGTCGAACATCTTGACAGGGGCAGAGGGCCTACGAGCGCTCTATCTAACTGGGAATGTCATTGGGAATGTTTCACCCAAAGCTTTGGCCCAAGCCAGAGATCTAGACACTTTGCACCTGTCTGGAAACAAGCTGAAGGAAGTTCCCACTGAAGCACTGAGCATGGCAGGAAACCTTCGTGACCTGAGGCTTTCAGGGAATTCTATCCGCTGGGTGGGACCCAATGCTTTTCACTCTATGGCCAGTTCCTTGAAGGAGCTGTATCTGGATAACATGGGACTTGAGAAG ATGTCCCCCAACTCTTTGGTCGGTCTCGGTCCAGGGCTGAGGAGTCTTTTCCTGGAGGGGAACCAGCTAGAGGAAGTGCCAGACTTCAACTCATTCGCTTCTTTGGAAGTTATAAACCTCGCTGACAATCCACTGATGTGTGACTGTCCCCTGCTGCCGCTACGCAT TTGGATCGAAAAAGTCAACCTGAAGGTACGAGCCACCTGCGCCAACCCTCCAGAGCTGAGGGGTCGCAGAGTCAAAGATGTCCACGTGTTTAAGGCGTGCCCTGGAGGTGAGAGTCTTCCAGTCCCTGCCAGCATTATGCCAAAGCCCCCCAAGGCCAACAAACCAAAGCCAATGCACCTAAATGGCCACGGACATGGAAAAATGGCCAAAGCCAAAGCAAAACCGCGGCAGAGTTCGAAGACAAAGCCTTCACAAGCAGCTTCAAAAACCAAGCGGCGCAGCATGACTTGA
- the rangap1b gene encoding ran GTPase-activating protein 1b: protein MATDDIAQLVDALSKTHVGDGELSFKGRGLKLDDADSAEDLVHSIKQYQDLRALRLEGNTMGVEAARAIGKAIESKDLLERCYWSDLFTGRLRSEIPSALRFLGSGLMSAGARLTELDLSDNAFGPDGVKGIEQLLRSPSCHTLRELRLNNCGMGIGGGKILADALIECHRKSFDLGAALRLKVFIAGRNRLENEGASALAKAFKLMGSLEEVHMPQNGINYKGVMALASALRHNSELRVINLNDNTFTKRGTVAMAQNLKHLRNVQVINFGDCLVRSEGAMALADTLREGLPVLKELNLSFGEITEAAAVVVARAVMDKPYMEKIDLNGNCLGEDGCEALRETMESMDKGDMLASLSDDEGEPDEEEEEEEEEEEEEEEDEATEEYSGGEDVEDGLARETGNISEEDSPVKS from the exons ATGGCCACAGATGATATTGCACAGCTGGTTGATGCTCTTTCCAAGActcatgttggagatggagagtTGAGTTTTAAGGGACGGGGCCTCAAGTTGGATGATGCGGATTCTG CGGAGGATCTGGTCCACAGCATTAAGCAGTACCAAGATTTGAGAGCTCTGCGATTGGAGGGCAACACAATGGGAGTAGAGGCAGCCAGGGCCATTGGGAAAGCCATTGAAAGCAAAGATCTCCTTGAG AGATGTTACTGGAGTGACCTGTTTACTGGAAGACTGCGCTCTGAAATCCCCTCAGCCCTG AGGTTCCTCGGCAGTGGATTAATGAGTGCAGGAGCCAGACTGACCGAGCTGGATCTGAGTGATAACGCCTTTGGTCCAGACGGTGTGAAGGGAATAGAGCAGCTGCTGAGGAGTCCATCCTGCCACACACTCAGGGAGTTGAGGCTCAACAACTGTGGAATGGGTATCGGTGGTGGAAAA ATCCTAGCAGATGCTCTTATTGAGTGCCACAGGAAGTCATTCGATCTGGGAGCCGCACTCAGACTAAAGGTCTTCATCGCGGGGCGGAACCGCCTTGAGAACGAAGGTGCCAGCGCCTTAGCCAAAGCTTTCAAG TTGATGGGGAGTCTGGAGGAAGTGCACATGCCTCAGAATGGAATCAACTACAAAGGAGTGATGGCTCTAGCATCAGCACTGCGACATAATTCAGAGCTTCGCGTCATCAACCTGAACGACAACACCTTTACCAAGAGAGGAACCGTTGCCATGGCCCAG AACCTGAAGCACCTGCGGAACGTCCAGGTGATCAACTTCGGGGACTGTTTGGTGCGCTCTGAAGGAGCCATGGCTCTCGCTGATACACTGAGAGAAGGACTGCCGGTCCTCAAG GAGCTCAATTTGTCATTTGGGGAGATCACTGAGGCAGCAGCCGTCGTGGTGGCTCGGGCAGTCATGGACAAGCCATACATGGAGAAAATAGATCTGAATG GTAACTGTCTTGGTGAGGACGGATGTGAGGCTCTGAGGGAAACGATGGAGAGCATGGATAAAGGAGACATGCTGGCATCGCTCAG TGATGATGAGGGAGagcctgatgaggaggaggaggaggaggaagaagaagaagaagaagaagaggaggatgaggccACTGAAGAATACAGTGGAGGAGAGGATGTAGAAGATGGCCTTGCAAGGGAGACTGGGAACATAAGTGAAGAAGACAGTCCTGTTAAGTCCTAG
- the zc3h7bb gene encoding zinc finger CCCH domain-containing protein 7B isoform X1, giving the protein MDTERQKRRDEIQRAMSFIQSSLPFPEPETYEAFLTQLVVNLLDEGNACFRDGDCRQAVHQYGEGISVARYAQAEALVIPHELLESLYVNRAAAFYQMREFDRGIQDCDSALCVSEGSRRALYRKALCLRELGRLREAYECGTKCLLTAPQDPQVSELAQDLANKLGLKVRKAYVSSQSDSTVAEGEGVGETSSPTAELSSNGLESLSDIGPADLSNAQCIPAPLATPIPVSDDPASSVVTPCTDLSESPSSQSLPPMPYSVPVSEHMDECSSVMKDGLDSLLECMPKKISENPVQGAIPTNLPNTAVGLRPPYSPNLPAPSPQLRPAFFNSSLSDLSSLEPYSPLNPPDKCSTQAQDALGGFSAGALDGEGKTGTLMGGLDSLSEYILPGGRVCPSFIPGMRNHSSAHANGPAGTNLSLLSRNPLAASHEFRQACHACYSRTGPQVMDYKYQPEAAHRCKRDVLLCRLKKTDDPTWKRIRPRPARNNFLGAFVLCKEVQERQECQYGENCTFAYCQEEIDVWTQERKGALSRELLFDPLGSTERRALSVTRLLQLHMGMFMFLCEECFDSKPRIISKRSKENLAVCSNLTARHQFDDNKCLVHVVRSANVRYSKVRPLHPLCQFDVCRHEVRYGCQREDSCSFAHSVIELKCWVLQQDTGITHEEMVQESKRHWQRLEQNSQKHQRPIHFQHPSSVPGIGGMGGGRGDALGSINSGGGFGMGTLASGMARGRPLNLKMKFVCGQCWREGQVNEPDKNLKYCTAKARHSWTKERRVLLVKSFEKKKWVVVRPLPFSRTYPQQYDMCVHVMKQKKCHYIGNCSFAHSPEERDVWTYMKNNNLRDMQQMYELWLQLTNQSRRSESSAVTPPPEDNQVTITADYNEGMGSRQLSEGDDL; this is encoded by the exons ATGGATACTGAGCGTCAGAAACGAAGAGATGAAATTCAAAGAGCAATGAGTTTCATCCA GTCTTCATTGCCCTTCCCAGAGCCTGAGACTTATGAG GCGTTTCTGACTCAGTTGGTGGTCAACTTGCTGGATGAAGGCAACGCCTGTTTTAGAGATGGTGATTGTCGCCAGGCCGTACACCAGTATGGTGAAGGGATCAGTGTTGCCCGCTATGCTCAGGCAGAAGCTCTTGTGATCCCTCATGAACTCCTGGAGAGTCTGTACGTCAACAGGGCTGCTGCTTTTTATCAGATG CGGGAGTTTGATCGGGGCATCCAGGATTGTGACAGCGCTCTATGTGTGTCAGAAGGCAGTCGGCGGGCTTTGTACCGAAAAGCGCTTTGTCTAAGGGAGCTGGGTCGACTCAGAGAAGCGTACGAGTGTGGAACCAAGTGTCTGCTCACTGCTCCACAG GACCCACAAGTGAGTGAACTGGCCCAGGATCTGGCCAATAAACTTGGCCTTAAAGTCAGAAAAGCCTATGTGAGCTCTCAGTCAGACTCAACAGTAGCAGAAGGAGAGGGTGTTGGTGAGACATCCTCCCCCACTGCAGAG TTGTCTTCAAACGGGCTGGAATCTCTGAGTGATATTGGACCAG cagaCCTTTCCAATGCACAGTGTATTCCTGCTCCTTTGGCAACACCAATCCCTGTCAGTGATGACCCAGCATCGTCTGTGGTCACCCCCTGCACTGACCTCTCTGAGAGTCCCAGCAGTCAGTCTTTGCCGCCTATGCCGTACTCTGTGCCCGTGTCCGAACACATGGATGAATGCAGCAGTGTCATGAAGGATGGATTAGACAGTCTGTTGGAGTGCATGCCGAAGAAAATCAGCGAG AATCCAGTTCAAGGTGCCATTCCTACAAACCTTCCAAACACTGCGGTGGGGCTCAGACCTCCATACTCCCCTAACCTTCCAGCGCCGTCTCCCCAACTACGTCCAGCCTTTTTCAACTCTTCACTCAGTGATCTTTCCTCGCTGGAGCCTTACTCACCGCTAAACCCACCAGATAAGTGCTCAACCCAGGCGCAGGACGCACTGGGAGGCTTCTCTGCTGGGGCACTGGATGGAGAAGGAAAGACTGGGACTCTCATGGGTGGACTGGACTCACTGTCTGAATATATTCTTCCTG GTGGACGGGTGTGCCCCAGCTTCATCCCGGGAATGCGCAATCATAGCAGTGCACATGCT AATGGACCAGCTGGGACCAACCTTTCTCTGCTCTCCAGGAATCCTCTGGCTGCCTCTCATGAATTTCGTCAGGCTTGTCACGCCTGTTATAGTCGGACAG GTCCTCAAGTGATGGACTACAAGTATCAGCCTGAGGCAGCCCATCGATGTAAAAGAGATGTGCTGCTGTGTCGcctcaaaaaaacagatgatcCCACATGGAAGAGAATTCGCCCGAGGCCTGCGCGGAATAACTTTTTAGGGGCGTTTGTTCTCTGCAAAG AGGTACAAGAGCGCCAGGAGTGCCAGTATGGAGagaactgcacatttgcatacTGCCAGGAGGAGATTGACGTGTGGACCCAGGAGAGGAAAGGGGCTCTGAGCCGAGAGTTGCTCTTCGATCCGCTTGGCAGCACAGAAAGACGAGCGCTCAGTGTCACCaggctgctgcagcttcacatgGGCATGTTCATGTTCCTCTGTGAG GAATGTTTTGACAGTAAGCCACGCATCATCAGCAAGCGCAGCAAAGAAAACTTAGCAGTGTGTTCGAACCTCACCGCGCGACATCAATTTGATGATAATAA GTGCCTTGTGCATGTGGTGAGATCAGCCAACGTGCGCTACAGTAAAGTGCGTCCCCTACATCCACTGTGCCAGTTTGACGTTTGCCGTCACGAAGTTCGCTATGGGTGTCAGCGTGAGGACAGCTGCTCCTTTGCTCACTCTGTCATAGAGTTGAAATGCTGGGTGCTACAGCAGGATACTG GTATCACCCATGAAGAGATGGTGCAGGAATCAAAGCGGCACTGGCAAAGGCTGGAGCAGAATTCACAGAAGCATCAGCGG cccattcattttcaacatcCGAGCAGTGTGCCCGGTATCGGAGGGATGGGCGGTGGTCGCGGTGATGCTCTTGGTTCCATCAACTCAGGGGGAGGCTTTGGCATGGGCACTTTAGCAAGTGGGATGGCTCGGGGCCGTCCTCTCAACCTGAAAATGAAGTTTGTGTGCGGCCAGTGTTGGAGAGAAGGACAGGTCAACGAGCCAGACAAGAACCTCAAGTACTGCACTGCTAAAGCCCGGCATAG CTGGACAAAGGAACGCAGGGTGCTGCTGGTGAAGTCGTTTGAGAAAAAGAAGTGGGTTGTTGTCCGTCCACTGCCCTTTTCCCGCACCTATCCACAGCAATATGAC ATGTGTGTCCATgtgatgaagcagaagaagtgCCACTACATTGGGAATTGCTCATTTGCCCACAGTCCAGAGGAGAGAGACGTGTGGACGTACATGAAGAACAACAACC TGAGAGATATGCAACAGATGTACGAACTGTGGCTGCAGCTCACCAATCAGAGCCGACGGTCAGAAAGCTCTGCTGTGACTCCACCCCCTGAGGACAATCAAGTCACAATCACGGCTGATTACAATGAGGGCATG GGGAGCCGGCagctgtctgaaggtgatgacctGTGA
- the zc3h7bb gene encoding zinc finger CCCH domain-containing protein 7B isoform X2: MDTERQKRRDEIQRAMSFIQSSLPFPEPETYEAFLTQLVVNLLDEGNACFRDGDCRQAVHQYGEGISVARYAQAEALVIPHELLESLYVNRAAAFYQMREFDRGIQDCDSALCVSEGSRRALYRKALCLRELGRLREAYECGTKCLLTAPQDPQVSELAQDLANKLGLKVRKAYVSSQSDSTVAEGEGVGETSSPTAELSSNGLESLSDIGPDLSNAQCIPAPLATPIPVSDDPASSVVTPCTDLSESPSSQSLPPMPYSVPVSEHMDECSSVMKDGLDSLLECMPKKISENPVQGAIPTNLPNTAVGLRPPYSPNLPAPSPQLRPAFFNSSLSDLSSLEPYSPLNPPDKCSTQAQDALGGFSAGALDGEGKTGTLMGGLDSLSEYILPGGRVCPSFIPGMRNHSSAHANGPAGTNLSLLSRNPLAASHEFRQACHACYSRTGPQVMDYKYQPEAAHRCKRDVLLCRLKKTDDPTWKRIRPRPARNNFLGAFVLCKEVQERQECQYGENCTFAYCQEEIDVWTQERKGALSRELLFDPLGSTERRALSVTRLLQLHMGMFMFLCEECFDSKPRIISKRSKENLAVCSNLTARHQFDDNKCLVHVVRSANVRYSKVRPLHPLCQFDVCRHEVRYGCQREDSCSFAHSVIELKCWVLQQDTGITHEEMVQESKRHWQRLEQNSQKHQRPIHFQHPSSVPGIGGMGGGRGDALGSINSGGGFGMGTLASGMARGRPLNLKMKFVCGQCWREGQVNEPDKNLKYCTAKARHSWTKERRVLLVKSFEKKKWVVVRPLPFSRTYPQQYDMCVHVMKQKKCHYIGNCSFAHSPEERDVWTYMKNNNLRDMQQMYELWLQLTNQSRRSESSAVTPPPEDNQVTITADYNEGMGSRQLSEGDDL; this comes from the exons ATGGATACTGAGCGTCAGAAACGAAGAGATGAAATTCAAAGAGCAATGAGTTTCATCCA GTCTTCATTGCCCTTCCCAGAGCCTGAGACTTATGAG GCGTTTCTGACTCAGTTGGTGGTCAACTTGCTGGATGAAGGCAACGCCTGTTTTAGAGATGGTGATTGTCGCCAGGCCGTACACCAGTATGGTGAAGGGATCAGTGTTGCCCGCTATGCTCAGGCAGAAGCTCTTGTGATCCCTCATGAACTCCTGGAGAGTCTGTACGTCAACAGGGCTGCTGCTTTTTATCAGATG CGGGAGTTTGATCGGGGCATCCAGGATTGTGACAGCGCTCTATGTGTGTCAGAAGGCAGTCGGCGGGCTTTGTACCGAAAAGCGCTTTGTCTAAGGGAGCTGGGTCGACTCAGAGAAGCGTACGAGTGTGGAACCAAGTGTCTGCTCACTGCTCCACAG GACCCACAAGTGAGTGAACTGGCCCAGGATCTGGCCAATAAACTTGGCCTTAAAGTCAGAAAAGCCTATGTGAGCTCTCAGTCAGACTCAACAGTAGCAGAAGGAGAGGGTGTTGGTGAGACATCCTCCCCCACTGCAGAG TTGTCTTCAAACGGGCTGGAATCTCTGAGTGATATTGGACCAG aCCTTTCCAATGCACAGTGTATTCCTGCTCCTTTGGCAACACCAATCCCTGTCAGTGATGACCCAGCATCGTCTGTGGTCACCCCCTGCACTGACCTCTCTGAGAGTCCCAGCAGTCAGTCTTTGCCGCCTATGCCGTACTCTGTGCCCGTGTCCGAACACATGGATGAATGCAGCAGTGTCATGAAGGATGGATTAGACAGTCTGTTGGAGTGCATGCCGAAGAAAATCAGCGAG AATCCAGTTCAAGGTGCCATTCCTACAAACCTTCCAAACACTGCGGTGGGGCTCAGACCTCCATACTCCCCTAACCTTCCAGCGCCGTCTCCCCAACTACGTCCAGCCTTTTTCAACTCTTCACTCAGTGATCTTTCCTCGCTGGAGCCTTACTCACCGCTAAACCCACCAGATAAGTGCTCAACCCAGGCGCAGGACGCACTGGGAGGCTTCTCTGCTGGGGCACTGGATGGAGAAGGAAAGACTGGGACTCTCATGGGTGGACTGGACTCACTGTCTGAATATATTCTTCCTG GTGGACGGGTGTGCCCCAGCTTCATCCCGGGAATGCGCAATCATAGCAGTGCACATGCT AATGGACCAGCTGGGACCAACCTTTCTCTGCTCTCCAGGAATCCTCTGGCTGCCTCTCATGAATTTCGTCAGGCTTGTCACGCCTGTTATAGTCGGACAG GTCCTCAAGTGATGGACTACAAGTATCAGCCTGAGGCAGCCCATCGATGTAAAAGAGATGTGCTGCTGTGTCGcctcaaaaaaacagatgatcCCACATGGAAGAGAATTCGCCCGAGGCCTGCGCGGAATAACTTTTTAGGGGCGTTTGTTCTCTGCAAAG AGGTACAAGAGCGCCAGGAGTGCCAGTATGGAGagaactgcacatttgcatacTGCCAGGAGGAGATTGACGTGTGGACCCAGGAGAGGAAAGGGGCTCTGAGCCGAGAGTTGCTCTTCGATCCGCTTGGCAGCACAGAAAGACGAGCGCTCAGTGTCACCaggctgctgcagcttcacatgGGCATGTTCATGTTCCTCTGTGAG GAATGTTTTGACAGTAAGCCACGCATCATCAGCAAGCGCAGCAAAGAAAACTTAGCAGTGTGTTCGAACCTCACCGCGCGACATCAATTTGATGATAATAA GTGCCTTGTGCATGTGGTGAGATCAGCCAACGTGCGCTACAGTAAAGTGCGTCCCCTACATCCACTGTGCCAGTTTGACGTTTGCCGTCACGAAGTTCGCTATGGGTGTCAGCGTGAGGACAGCTGCTCCTTTGCTCACTCTGTCATAGAGTTGAAATGCTGGGTGCTACAGCAGGATACTG GTATCACCCATGAAGAGATGGTGCAGGAATCAAAGCGGCACTGGCAAAGGCTGGAGCAGAATTCACAGAAGCATCAGCGG cccattcattttcaacatcCGAGCAGTGTGCCCGGTATCGGAGGGATGGGCGGTGGTCGCGGTGATGCTCTTGGTTCCATCAACTCAGGGGGAGGCTTTGGCATGGGCACTTTAGCAAGTGGGATGGCTCGGGGCCGTCCTCTCAACCTGAAAATGAAGTTTGTGTGCGGCCAGTGTTGGAGAGAAGGACAGGTCAACGAGCCAGACAAGAACCTCAAGTACTGCACTGCTAAAGCCCGGCATAG CTGGACAAAGGAACGCAGGGTGCTGCTGGTGAAGTCGTTTGAGAAAAAGAAGTGGGTTGTTGTCCGTCCACTGCCCTTTTCCCGCACCTATCCACAGCAATATGAC ATGTGTGTCCATgtgatgaagcagaagaagtgCCACTACATTGGGAATTGCTCATTTGCCCACAGTCCAGAGGAGAGAGACGTGTGGACGTACATGAAGAACAACAACC TGAGAGATATGCAACAGATGTACGAACTGTGGCTGCAGCTCACCAATCAGAGCCGACGGTCAGAAAGCTCTGCTGTGACTCCACCCCCTGAGGACAATCAAGTCACAATCACGGCTGATTACAATGAGGGCATG GGGAGCCGGCagctgtctgaaggtgatgacctGTGA